From a region of the Bacteroidales bacterium genome:
- the uvrB gene encoding excinuclease ABC subunit UvrB translates to MNEFILRSDFKPTGDQPEAIKELTESVERGDPAQVLLGVTGSGKTFTMANVIANTGKPTLVLSHNKTLAAQLYGEFMQFFPENAVEYFVSYYDYYQPEAFIPTTNTYIEKDLQINENIEKLRLSTTSSLLSGRRDIVVVSSVSCLYGIGNPVEFHNTLIELATGMTMDMTLFLNKLVIALYSRDERNFKHGNFRIKGDTIDVYPPYSDDAVRVVFWGDEIESISIVEVLTGKIISEQPSIIIYPANIFVTSPETMKRATGAIQQDLFKQVEYFKEIGKHFEAKRLEDRVTFDLEMMRELGYCPGIENYSRYMDGRAPGTRPFCLLDYFPEDFLMIVDESHVTIPQIRAMYGGDRSRKEVLVEFGFRLPAALDNRPLKFEEYEALTPQTIYVSATPADYELNRSGGVIVEQIIRPTGLLEPPIEIRPSLNQMDDLTDEIELVVSRNERVLVTTLTKRMAEELAQFLANRGVRCQYIHSDVDTLERMEIMRGLRLGHFDVLIGVNLLREGLDLPEVSLVAILDADKEGFLRSERSLTQTAGRAARNINSKVIFYADKITDSMQKTIDETNRKREKQTAYNIANNITPTQIQKSKENILSQTVIASAHTDEYHLDEKITNIASDPVIKYMNKNEIEKLIKTTKKKMEAAVKELDFIKAASLRDELIKLHNLLDKDDRNKK, encoded by the coding sequence GTCATAATAAAACTTTGGCAGCACAATTATACGGTGAGTTTATGCAGTTCTTTCCCGAAAATGCAGTAGAATATTTTGTTTCATATTACGATTATTATCAACCGGAAGCTTTTATTCCGACTACAAATACATATATTGAAAAAGATCTTCAAATTAACGAGAATATTGAAAAATTACGTTTAAGTACAACATCTTCTCTACTTTCAGGGAGACGCGATATTGTTGTTGTTTCTTCGGTTTCCTGTTTATACGGAATCGGAAATCCTGTTGAGTTCCACAATACTTTGATTGAACTCGCAACAGGAATGACAATGGATATGACTTTATTTCTCAATAAGTTGGTTATTGCTCTTTATTCCCGCGACGAAAGAAATTTTAAACACGGAAATTTCCGTATTAAGGGAGATACAATTGATGTTTATCCGCCCTACTCCGATGATGCTGTGAGAGTTGTTTTCTGGGGCGATGAAATTGAGTCAATTTCTATTGTTGAGGTCTTAACCGGCAAAATTATCAGTGAACAACCCAGCATTATAATTTATCCGGCAAATATTTTCGTTACATCACCGGAAACGATGAAACGCGCTACAGGAGCTATTCAGCAAGATTTATTTAAACAGGTTGAATATTTTAAAGAGATTGGAAAGCATTTCGAAGCTAAGAGATTGGAAGACCGTGTGACTTTTGACCTGGAAATGATGAGAGAATTAGGATATTGTCCCGGAATTGAAAATTATTCGAGATATATGGACGGACGAGCACCCGGAACGCGTCCTTTCTGTCTTTTGGATTATTTTCCCGAAGATTTTTTGATGATTGTTGATGAAAGTCATGTTACAATTCCTCAAATACGGGCAATGTACGGCGGAGACAGATCCAGAAAGGAAGTTCTTGTTGAGTTCGGATTTAGATTACCGGCTGCATTGGATAACAGACCATTGAAATTTGAAGAATACGAAGCTCTTACGCCTCAAACAATTTACGTAAGTGCAACTCCTGCAGACTACGAGTTAAATCGTTCGGGAGGCGTAATTGTAGAACAAATTATTCGTCCTACAGGATTATTAGAACCACCGATTGAAATACGCCCGAGCCTTAACCAGATGGATGATTTAACTGATGAGATTGAACTTGTGGTAAGTAGAAATGAGAGAGTTTTGGTAACAACATTAACTAAACGTATGGCTGAAGAATTGGCTCAGTTTCTTGCAAATCGCGGTGTTCGTTGCCAATACATTCATTCCGATGTTGATACTCTTGAAAGAATGGAAATAATGCGCGGCCTGCGTCTCGGACACTTTGATGTTTTGATTGGTGTAAACTTGCTTCGCGAAGGTTTGGACTTACCGGAAGTTTCTCTGGTTGCAATTCTTGATGCCGATAAAGAAGGTTTTCTTCGTTCCGAAAGATCTTTGACACAAACTGCAGGAAGAGCCGCCAGAAATATCAACAGTAAGGTTATCTTTTATGCAGATAAAATTACTGATTCCATGCAAAAAACTATCGATGAAACAAATCGTAAAAGAGAAAAACAAACTGCATACAATATTGCAAACAACATTACTCCCACGCAAATTCAAAAATCAAAAGAAAATATTCTTAGTCAAACGGTTATTGCATCTGCTCACACTGATGAATATCATTTGGATGAAAAGATCACAAATATTGCTTCCGACCCGGTAATTAAGTATATGAATAAAAATGAAATCGAGAAGTTGATAAAGACGACCAAGAAAAAGATGGAAGCCGCTGTAAAAGAATTAGATTTTATTAAAGCTGCAAGCCTGCGTGATGAGTTAATTAAACTACATAATTTATTGGATAAAGATGATAGAAATAAAAAATAA
- the smpB gene encoding SsrA-binding protein SmpB, producing the protein MIEIKNKKAGYQFYLLGELTAGIVLTGTEIKSIREGKANLTDAYCSFIGDELFVMNMHIAEYKYGTHYNHEPKRKRKLLLNARELRKLKIQINEKGYTIIPVKLFVNEKGLAKLLISLAKGKKLYDKRESLKEKDTERSLRRLKEE; encoded by the coding sequence ATGATAGAAATAAAAAATAAAAAAGCCGGATATCAATTTTATCTTTTAGGAGAACTTACCGCTGGTATAGTACTCACCGGCACCGAGATAAAATCTATCCGCGAAGGAAAAGCAAATCTTACCGATGCATATTGCTCTTTTATCGGTGACGAATTGTTTGTAATGAACATGCATATTGCGGAATACAAATACGGTACTCACTACAACCATGAACCTAAAAGAAAGCGTAAACTTTTACTTAACGCTCGTGAGCTTAGAAAGTTAAAAATCCAAATCAATGAAAAAGGTTACACAATTATTCCTGTCAAATTATTTGTAAATGAAAAGGGATTAGCTAAACTTTTGATTTCATTGGCAAAAGGTAAAAAATTATACGATAAACGTGAAAGTTTGAAAGAGAAAGATACCGAACGATCATTGAGAAGACTTAAAGAGGAATAA
- a CDS encoding CDGSH iron-sulfur domain-containing protein, whose protein sequence is MVYGDLMVEGIDGSKMKKEKCTAFCRCGVSKNKPYCDGTHKEINFND, encoded by the coding sequence ATGGTTTATGGCGATTTAATGGTAGAAGGTATCGACGGCAGCAAAATGAAAAAAGAAAAATGCACCGCATTTTGTCGTTGCGGAGTATCTAAAAACAAGCCGTATTGCGACGGCACTCATAAAGAAATAAATTTTAATGATTAA
- a CDS encoding N-acetyltransferase, whose amino-acid sequence MIIRHDDNGENGVFYAVENELKDEAIGEMTYSWVNNNTIAINHTHVIDRYQNQGIGKQMVAKCVNFARKENLKIIPICRYAKAIFDRTPEYSDVAINR is encoded by the coding sequence ATGATTATTAGACACGATGACAATGGAGAAAACGGCGTTTTTTACGCTGTTGAAAATGAATTAAAAGATGAAGCGATAGGTGAAATGACCTATTCATGGGTAAACAACAACACAATTGCTATCAATCATACACATGTGATTGACAGGTATCAGAATCAAGGTATCGGCAAGCAAATGGTAGCAAAATGTGTTAATTTTGCCAGAAAAGAGAACTTGAAGATTATTCCTATTTGCAGGTATGCAAAAGCTATATTCGACAGAACACCGGAATATAGTGACGTAGCAATAAACAGATAG
- the era gene encoding GTPase Era — MENEHKSGFVNIIGKPNAGKSTLMNGLVGENLSIITSKAQTTRHRIMGIVNSDDFQIVYSDTPGIIQRPAYKLQESMMNFVEGAFIDADVFLLIIDVTDETKFDEKVIRRITNSEKPVIVIINKIDLIDEKKTETIVEHWAEIFPDSPIIPVSALHKFNLEPIIKIIVDKLPVSPPFFPKDDLTDKPTKFFVSEIIREKILMNYKQEIPYSCEVYVEEYKEENNIDKIRAIIYVARDSQKGIIIGKKAAAIKKLGIEARKDIEDFLQKRVHLELYVKVMKEWRNNEIMLRNFGYTQK; from the coding sequence ATGGAAAACGAACATAAATCCGGATTTGTTAATATTATAGGGAAACCTAATGCCGGTAAATCAACTTTGATGAACGGATTGGTTGGTGAAAACCTTTCAATCATTACATCCAAAGCACAAACTACCAGGCACAGAATTATGGGAATCGTTAACTCTGATGATTTTCAAATTGTTTATTCCGATACTCCGGGAATCATTCAAAGGCCTGCTTATAAACTGCAGGAATCTATGATGAATTTCGTGGAAGGCGCTTTCATTGATGCCGATGTTTTTCTTCTGATAATTGATGTTACTGATGAAACAAAATTCGATGAAAAAGTTATCCGGAGAATAACAAATTCCGAAAAACCTGTTATAGTTATCATAAACAAAATTGATTTGATTGACGAAAAGAAAACAGAAACAATAGTTGAGCATTGGGCTGAAATATTTCCCGACTCCCCTATTATTCCCGTATCTGCTCTCCACAAATTTAATTTAGAACCGATAATAAAAATAATTGTTGATAAACTTCCTGTTAGTCCGCCATTTTTTCCTAAAGACGACTTGACAGACAAACCCACAAAATTCTTTGTAAGCGAAATTATCAGAGAAAAAATCTTGATGAATTACAAACAGGAAATTCCTTATTCTTGCGAAGTTTACGTTGAGGAATACAAGGAAGAAAATAATATTGACAAGATTAGAGCAATTATATATGTTGCTCGCGATTCGCAAAAAGGAATTATCATCGGTAAAAAAGCTGCCGCTATAAAAAAATTAGGTATAGAGGCACGTAAAGATATCGAAGATTTTTTGCAAAAAAGAGTTCATCTTGAACTTTATGTTAAGGTCATGAAAGAATGGCGAAATAATGAAATAATGCTCAGAAATTTCGGTTACACTCAAAAATAG
- the der gene encoding ribosome biogenesis GTPase Der has protein sequence MSNILAIVGRPNVGKSTLFNRLVGQRQAIVDAVSGVTRDRHYGKSDWNGISFSVIDTGGYVENSEDVFQSEISKQIRLAIDEADVILFLMDITEGLNPMDEDVANILRKCKKPIVLACNKTDTPTRFYDAGEFYSLGLGEIFPISAMSGSGTGEMLDEIVKHFNPESDNKEIELPRFAVIGRPNVGKSSIINAFLGNERNIVTSVAGTTRDSIYTEYNNFGFHFYLVDTAGVRKKSKVEEDIEFYSVMRSVRTIEYSDVCILMLDATQGLESQDLNLFSLAQRNNKGIVIVVNKWDLVEKDNNTHLEYKKLIQEKIAPFTDVPIIFTSVINKQRIFNVVETAVRVYENKTRHISTSKLNDILLPLLKDNPPPMHKGKTVKIKYITQLKKDYPIFIFFCNLPQYVKEPYKRYVENRMRELFDFNGVPITLYFREK, from the coding sequence ATGTCGAATATTTTAGCTATAGTAGGACGACCAAATGTTGGGAAATCAACATTATTCAACAGATTGGTCGGTCAAAGACAAGCGATTGTTGATGCGGTTAGTGGGGTTACCCGCGACAGGCATTACGGAAAATCCGACTGGAACGGAATATCTTTTTCCGTAATTGATACCGGCGGTTATGTTGAGAACTCCGAAGATGTTTTTCAATCGGAAATCTCCAAGCAAATACGTTTAGCTATTGACGAAGCCGATGTTATTTTATTTTTGATGGATATAACCGAAGGTTTAAATCCGATGGATGAAGATGTTGCCAACATTCTTCGCAAATGCAAAAAACCTATTGTACTTGCTTGTAACAAAACCGACACTCCTACCCGTTTTTACGATGCAGGAGAATTTTATTCATTAGGCTTAGGCGAAATATTTCCGATTTCCGCGATGAGCGGTTCCGGGACTGGTGAAATGTTAGATGAAATCGTAAAACACTTCAACCCGGAAAGCGACAATAAAGAAATTGAACTTCCGCGATTTGCAGTAATCGGCAGGCCGAATGTCGGAAAATCTTCTATTATTAATGCATTTCTCGGTAACGAAAGAAATATTGTAACTTCTGTTGCGGGAACCACAAGAGATTCCATCTATACTGAATACAATAATTTCGGGTTTCATTTCTATCTTGTTGACACGGCTGGTGTTAGAAAAAAGTCTAAAGTTGAGGAAGATATTGAGTTCTATTCTGTAATGAGATCCGTACGAACAATTGAATACAGCGATGTTTGTATTTTGATGTTGGATGCTACGCAAGGTCTGGAAAGTCAGGATCTTAATTTATTCTCACTCGCACAAAGAAATAATAAAGGCATTGTAATTGTTGTAAACAAATGGGATTTGGTCGAAAAAGACAATAACACTCACTTGGAATACAAAAAACTTATTCAGGAAAAGATTGCTCCATTCACAGATGTTCCGATAATTTTCACATCGGTAATAAATAAACAACGTATTTTCAATGTTGTAGAAACGGCCGTAAGAGTTTATGAAAACAAAACAAGACATATAAGCACATCCAAACTCAATGATATTTTACTACCCCTTTTAAAAGACAACCCGCCGCCGATGCACAAAGGTAAAACGGTAAAAATAAAATATATCACACAATTAAAGAAAGATTATCCTATTTTTATATTTTTCTGCAATTTACCGCAATATGTAAAAGAACCTTACAAACGCTATGTTGAAAACAGAATGCGCGAGCTTTTCGATTTCAATGGAGTTCCTATAACTTTATATTTCAGAGAAAAATAA
- a CDS encoding RNA-binding S4 domain-containing protein: protein MRIDKWLWCVRVYKTRTLATEACNAGKINIDGIDCKPSRKISLNDIINIKITPITKTLKVLDFPKSRVGAKLLPVYIEDITPPEEYEKIEMLKMQKTEWRDPRTGRPTKRERREIEKFKEEN from the coding sequence ATGAGAATAGACAAATGGTTGTGGTGCGTACGTGTTTATAAAACCCGGACTTTAGCCACTGAAGCCTGTAATGCAGGTAAAATAAATATTGACGGAATTGATTGTAAGCCATCTCGAAAAATATCTTTGAATGATATTATAAATATCAAAATAACTCCTATCACAAAGACATTGAAGGTTTTGGATTTTCCGAAATCACGTGTCGGAGCTAAATTACTCCCCGTTTATATTGAAGATATCACACCGCCGGAAGAATACGAAAAAATTGAAATGCTCAAAATGCAAAAAACCGAATGGCGTGATCCACGTACAGGCCGCCCAACAAAAAGGGAGAGACGCGAGATTGAAAAATTCAAAGAAGAAAATTAA
- the blaOXA gene encoding class D beta-lactamase, with amino-acid sequence MKKINIKIGLMILAMSIALNGFANKPKELSELKNIFDKFKVSGSILIYNQKENVYSGYNLERCNVTFCPASTFKIPNTLIALESGIATSETIFEWNGESRKFSGWEKDMTLKEAFKASAVPVYQEIAQRVGVEKMRYYTQLFNYGNLEITAENIDKFWLEGNSAITQYQQIYFLQKLYNLELPVREESMKQVKEIMQYETGNNYSISGKTGWAVRQKEDITWFVGYVETNDNVYFFATNVTSTENTNTETFGQVRIELTKEVLNELKIINSN; translated from the coding sequence ATGAAGAAAATAAATATAAAAATAGGATTAATGATTTTGGCAATGAGCATTGCCTTGAATGGTTTTGCAAATAAGCCGAAAGAACTGTCTGAATTGAAAAATATATTCGATAAATTCAAAGTCAGCGGTTCAATTCTTATTTATAACCAGAAAGAGAATGTTTATTCGGGATACAATTTGGAAAGGTGCAATGTCACATTTTGTCCAGCTTCGACTTTTAAAATTCCGAATACATTGATTGCTCTTGAAAGCGGGATTGCAACGTCCGAAACGATTTTTGAATGGAATGGAGAAAGTCGAAAATTTTCAGGTTGGGAAAAAGATATGACTCTTAAAGAAGCATTCAAAGCGTCCGCAGTTCCTGTTTATCAAGAAATCGCACAGCGTGTTGGAGTTGAGAAAATGAGATATTATACTCAACTTTTCAATTATGGAAACTTAGAAATAACCGCTGAAAACATTGATAAATTTTGGTTGGAAGGAAATTCAGCGATTACACAATATCAACAAATCTATTTTTTGCAGAAATTGTACAACTTGGAATTGCCTGTTCGAGAAGAATCCATGAAGCAAGTTAAAGAAATTATGCAATATGAAACAGGCAATAATTATTCAATCAGTGGAAAAACAGGTTGGGCTGTTCGCCAAAAAGAAGATATAACTTGGTTTGTGGGTTATGTGGAAACAAATGATAATGTCTATTTTTTTGCAACAAACGTTACTTCAACCGAAAATACAAACACAGAAACATTTGGGCAAGTACGAATTGAGCTGACAAAAGAAGTTTTGAACGAGTTGAAAATTATAAATAGCAATTAA
- a CDS encoding DUF1963 domain-containing protein, protein MKKHSKENKKQNEQRRLQNQLINQNKSSLSHLVNGATKIIATPSSKPIENTQFESHVGGQPYFEKIEEWDYGLWPKTKKGKKLDFVLQIFNDGNIAMPQNIKLVQFFLDMDNLPTETSDDGWEIIVYEELNPENFVFIENPKGLNGVRYREFEFKPTSLYGNEIDSRLGGSPHWLQFGTNEFDEYYLLLQIDSFDIGVTWHDCGVAYIFYEPKSKKIGFRLESC, encoded by the coding sequence ATGAAAAAGCATTCTAAAGAAAACAAAAAACAAAATGAACAAAGAAGATTACAGAATCAACTCATTAATCAGAATAAGTCTTCGCTAAGCCATTTAGTTAACGGAGCCACAAAAATTATTGCAACCCCAAGCTCTAAACCGATAGAGAATACACAATTTGAATCCCATGTTGGCGGTCAGCCTTATTTTGAAAAAATCGAAGAATGGGACTATGGTTTATGGCCTAAAACAAAAAAAGGGAAAAAGTTAGATTTTGTTTTACAAATATTTAATGATGGTAATATTGCAATGCCGCAAAATATAAAACTTGTACAGTTCTTTTTAGATATGGACAATCTGCCAACCGAGACTTCAGATGATGGCTGGGAGATAATAGTGTATGAGGAACTAAATCCTGAAAACTTTGTATTTATCGAAAATCCCAAAGGGCTTAACGGCGTTCGTTACCGTGAGTTCGAATTTAAACCGACATCACTATACGGCAATGAAATTGACAGCAGATTAGGTGGTTCCCCGCATTGGCTTCAGTTTGGCACAAATGAGTTTGATGAATATTATCTATTGCTACAAATAGATTCATTTGATATTGGTGTAACGTGGCATGATTGTGGTGTTGCCTATATATTTTACGAACCTAAAAGTAAAAAAATAGGATTTCGTTTAGAATCTTGTTGA
- the nudC gene encoding NAD(+) diphosphatase has product MFQDIAPHNFNISYRDWKPQNHDYLISCNDNQVLICQNENFHFPTISDIFQYHDSNQLVYLFEIDGHRCFLSLERLKETEKFKYQDIRSLTNRQPNWLCFGSAIAMHLTRWYQNNQFCGRCTHRMLPKENERALHCPKCNSVVYPKINPVLIVAVTNGEKLLLAKNTNTAYKNYGLISGFMEVGETLEDTVKREVKEEVGLTVKNIRYYKSQPWAFSESVLIGFFAEVEGSDEPFLDGNELTEAKWFSREELPAFDSRFSLTWDMIESFRFREI; this is encoded by the coding sequence ATGTTTCAAGATATAGCTCCTCACAATTTTAATATAAGCTACCGAGACTGGAAGCCACAGAATCACGACTATCTGATTTCATGTAATGATAATCAAGTATTGATTTGTCAAAATGAAAATTTTCATTTCCCTACAATATCTGACATATTTCAATATCATGATTCCAACCAACTCGTTTATCTATTTGAAATTGACGGACACAGATGTTTTCTTTCATTGGAACGGCTGAAAGAAACAGAAAAGTTCAAGTATCAGGATATACGCTCACTAACTAATAGACAACCTAATTGGTTGTGTTTTGGAAGTGCTATTGCAATGCACCTTACTCGTTGGTATCAGAATAATCAATTTTGCGGCAGGTGTACGCATCGTATGCTACCGAAAGAAAACGAAAGAGCTTTACACTGTCCGAAATGCAACTCGGTGGTTTATCCCAAAATAAACCCTGTGCTTATTGTTGCAGTTACAAATGGCGAAAAGCTGCTTTTAGCCAAAAATACTAATACCGCCTATAAAAACTATGGTCTTATCTCAGGGTTTATGGAAGTGGGAGAAACATTAGAAGATACTGTAAAGCGTGAAGTAAAGGAAGAAGTCGGACTGACTGTTAAAAACATACGTTACTATAAAAGTCAGCCTTGGGCATTTTCCGAATCTGTATTAATAGGTTTCTTTGCGGAAGTTGAAGGAAGTGATGAACCTTTTTTAGATGGAAACGAACTGACCGAGGCCAAATGGTTTTCAAGAGAAGAGTTACCCGCATTTGACTCCCGTTTTAGTCTTACTTGGGATATGATTGAGAGTTTCCGTTTTCGAGAAATTTGA
- a CDS encoding C45 family peptidase yields MYKVTANGKTMVGNNEDSWGRDARIWFEQGINGKFGVVCVGYARKQPRPDGAMNEYGLAFDAFTMQHKANIHEKDPNKKDFSYTHIKTIMQQCKTVDEVYTFLEELNLHILNGSPIFNGGMLLFVDKTGKYLVVEASKMTFGNDDKFVLANFSICDTKDFSTIKLERYRKGITFLNNKKLDTSLSFCTALSDTMSVNRAKVGDGTLYTNIYDLDEGLIYLYFFHDFSKRVTFNLKEELAKGDHSYNFTELFPGNKNYQKFLDYKTPQNNKVIFIFIVACGLLFFFSALFFLINFWASNTNYKYLKLGISALSIAMCVYTYVLLRNEGIFYFPSPYNNGISFVVSLTSYLPFVLLVAIIPLLIITVKIFKQKKWSGFAKWLLAINNFAYIILIGLFAYWKLFDIFN; encoded by the coding sequence ATGTATAAAGTAACAGCCAATGGAAAAACAATGGTTGGCAACAACGAAGACAGTTGGGGACGAGATGCAAGAATTTGGTTTGAACAAGGGATAAATGGAAAATTTGGTGTTGTGTGTGTAGGTTATGCTCGTAAACAACCGCGTCCCGATGGGGCAATGAATGAATACGGACTTGCATTTGATGCATTTACAATGCAACACAAAGCCAACATTCACGAAAAAGACCCGAATAAAAAAGATTTTTCCTACACACATATAAAAACCATAATGCAACAGTGCAAAACGGTAGATGAAGTGTATACATTCCTTGAAGAATTAAATTTACACATTCTTAACGGAAGTCCGATTTTTAATGGTGGTATGCTCTTGTTTGTGGACAAAACAGGTAAATATTTGGTTGTGGAAGCCAGTAAAATGACTTTTGGAAATGACGATAAATTTGTTTTGGCAAACTTCAGCATTTGCGATACCAAAGATTTTAGCACAATAAAATTGGAACGCTATCGAAAAGGCATTACGTTTTTGAATAATAAAAAGTTAGACACAAGCCTTTCTTTTTGCACGGCTTTATCTGATACAATGAGCGTGAACAGAGCAAAAGTCGGGGATGGCACACTCTACACAAACATCTACGACCTTGATGAAGGCCTGATTTATCTTTACTTTTTTCACGATTTCAGCAAGCGTGTAACTTTTAACCTAAAAGAAGAACTGGCAAAAGGCGACCATTCATACAACTTTACTGAATTATTTCCCGGCAATAAGAACTATCAAAAATTTCTTGACTACAAAACACCTCAAAACAATAAAGTTATTTTTATTTTCATCGTTGCTTGTGGCCTGTTATTCTTTTTCTCTGCATTATTTTTTCTAATAAATTTCTGGGCATCAAACACAAATTACAAATATCTGAAACTTGGAATATCTGCATTAAGTATTGCAATGTGTGTATATACTTATGTACTTCTCAGAAATGAAGGGATTTTTTATTTCCCTTCACCTTATAATAACGGAATCTCCTTTGTTGTTTCGCTAACTTCTTATTTGCCGTTCGTGTTGCTTGTTGCGATAATTCCATTGCTGATTATTACGGTAAAAATCTTTAAACAAAAAAAGTGGAGCGGTTTTGCTAAATGGTTGCTCGCAATAAATAACTTTGCTTACATTATTCTAATCGGACTGTTTGCATATTGGAAACTGTTTGATATTTTTAACTAA
- a CDS encoding alpha/beta hydrolase gives MKKKIKIILLIILSIVIILGIFLCVYFYRNMNYDKNTDKILSKAGFIEKQVTLDDGTILNYGEGANNGIPLLLIHGQSTYWKNYVKVLPELTKHYHVFAIDCHGHGKSSKNRKKYTAEKMCKDFIWFIENVIGQPAIVSGHSSGGLLTAWLASNSPQNVIGIVIEDAPFFATEPQRCQKTFAWLDQFQVIHKFLNQTKETNYTRFYLENCYMQTFFGASWTNIKKYAFNYINKNPEKNLRIFYLPPAMNKTFDLLSGKYDLHFGDTFYDCSWFKNFDQTEVLSKIKCPSVLIHTNWSYNDDGILLGAMDGTDAQKAHELIVSNKLMKINSGHNSHDEKPKEFNKIMIEFLDNINVKK, from the coding sequence ATGAAGAAAAAAATTAAAATCATTTTGCTTATCATACTAAGTATAGTTATTATACTTGGTATTTTTCTATGTGTATATTTTTATAGGAACATGAATTATGATAAAAACACAGATAAAATACTATCCAAAGCCGGTTTTATTGAAAAACAAGTTACATTAGATGACGGAACAATTTTAAACTATGGCGAAGGAGCAAATAATGGCATTCCGCTTTTATTGATACACGGTCAATCAACCTATTGGAAAAATTATGTAAAAGTACTTCCCGAATTAACTAAGCATTATCATGTTTTTGCGATAGATTGTCACGGACACGGAAAATCAAGTAAAAACAGAAAAAAATATACGGCGGAAAAAATGTGCAAAGATTTTATCTGGTTCATCGAAAACGTGATAGGTCAGCCCGCTATTGTTTCGGGTCATTCATCAGGAGGACTGCTAACCGCTTGGTTAGCTTCTAATTCTCCTCAAAATGTAATCGGAATTGTAATTGAAGATGCTCCGTTTTTTGCGACGGAACCGCAACGTTGTCAGAAAACATTTGCATGGCTCGACCAATTTCAGGTAATTCATAAGTTTCTTAATCAGACAAAAGAAACAAATTATACGCGCTTCTATCTCGAAAATTGTTACATGCAGACTTTTTTTGGCGCTTCTTGGACAAATATTAAGAAATATGCTTTTAACTATATCAATAAGAATCCTGAAAAAAATTTGCGGATATTCTATCTTCCTCCTGCTATGAATAAAACCTTTGACTTGCTTTCGGGAAAATATGATTTGCATTTCGGAGATACATTTTATGATTGCTCATGGTTTAAAAATTTTGATCAAACCGAAGTTTTGTCAAAAATAAAATGTCCTTCGGTCTTAATTCATACAAATTGGAGTTATAATGATGACGGAATACTTCTCGGTGCAATGGACGGCACAGACGCGCAAAAAGCACATGAACTCATTGTATCAAACAAACTTATGAAAATTAATTCGGGCCATAATTCTCACGATGAAAAACCAAAAGAATTTAATAAAATTATGATTGAATTTCTTGATAATATTAATGTAAAGAAATAA
- a CDS encoding GNAT family N-acetyltransferase, which produces MEIKKIIKDKERFMDLLLLGDEQESMINKYLERGELFALYDTDLKTVCVVTQEDENTFEIKNIATYEKEQGKGYGSSMIKYVIENYKDKCDTLLVGTGDDDKILSFYKKFGFVYSHTVKDFFIDNCDHEMFENGKQLRDMIYLKVIVSKR; this is translated from the coding sequence ATGGAAATTAAAAAGATAATTAAGGATAAAGAACGTTTTATGGACTTGCTGCTATTGGGCGATGAACAGGAAAGTATGATTAACAAATACTTAGAAAGAGGTGAATTATTTGCATTATATGACACCGATTTAAAAACTGTTTGTGTTGTAACACAGGAAGACGAAAACACTTTCGAAATCAAAAATATTGCAACTTACGAAAAAGAACAAGGGAAAGGATACGGAAGTTCAATGATAAAATATGTAATTGAAAATTATAAAGATAAATGTGATACGCTATTAGTAGGCACAGGCGACGACGATAAAATATTATCATTTTACAAAAAGTTCGGATTTGTTTATTCTCATACTGTAAAAGACTTTTTCATAGATAATTGCGATCATGAAATGTTTGAAAACGGAAAACAATTGAGAGATATGATTTATTTAAAAGTAATTGTATCTAAACGATGA